The nucleotide window TTTGTATTTGATAGGCACCCAATGCGGTGTGTAGATCCACAGAATGATGGGGGCCTTGCGTTCGTAGGCGCTTTTAAGCTCGGCGAAGAGCGCGGCGTCGGTGCCCGCATGCACGACTTCAAACGGAAGATCGAGCGCTTCGATACGTTCCTCGTCATGACCGCCCCAGGTCGAGGGACCGCCGAGATAGCGTCCTTTGGGGGCAGTTTCAGGAGTGCTGAAAATCTCGCTACATTTTTTCAGGGCTTCCCAGTTGGGCAGGCCCGGGCATTTTTCCTTCATGTATTCCGGAAACCACCACTCTTCACGAGCCTGCATTCCGGAGGAACCCAAATCTTCCACTTTGCCGGTTTTGACCGCAGCCTGAAGAGCTTCCTGCGCTGTCGTGGCCCAGACCTCAGGTGCGACAGTGAGGTCACCGTTTTCCATGCCACTGAACTGGGCGAGGTAATCGGCTGGTACATAGTCGATGTTGTATCCAGCTTTTTTCAGAATATCGCCCATGATGTGAGCAGTTATCAGTTCACCCGTCCAGTCATTGAGTGTGATCTTGATCGGATCGTGGGATTCTGGCGCAGCGACGGCGGAGCGGCCCATGAGGCAAAGACCGCCAAGCAGTGAGATGCAAAGCAGATTTCTGATCATCATTTCATGTCCATAATGATATTGGA belongs to Acetobacter sp. and includes:
- a CDS encoding ABC transporter substrate-binding protein, whose product is MGRSAVAAPESHDPIKITLNDWTGELITAHIMGDILKKAGYNIDYVPADYLAQFSGMENGDLTVAPEVWATTAQEALQAAVKTGKVEDLGSSGMQAREEWWFPEYMKEKCPGLPNWEALKKCSEIFSTPETAPKGRYLGGPSTWGGHDEERIEALDLPFEVVHAGTDAALFAELKSAYERKAPIILWIYTPHWVPIKYKGEFVEFPRYEPGCYEDPSWGINKDAKYDCGKPYGPIWKAVWSGMKNKWPGAYAIIKNYKFDNKTMGELDARVDLNGEKVEDVAQDWVNKHEDVWKTWLSK